A single Struthio camelus isolate bStrCam1 chromosome 6, bStrCam1.hap1, whole genome shotgun sequence DNA region contains:
- the ZSWIM2 gene encoding E3 ubiquitin-protein ligase ZSWIM2: MPRRRRGGSAALRRQQDRALSSTMRVVRELGPTAFLLQEDGQDGAPLRVCLGEPHSCTCSTFLREKALCKHICWILLKKYRLPRDHEYALKLGLLEREIEDMLQRLQHQQTLNPGQTLFSQTLKEENDRCIHQKKIGVEDVCPICQEELLKKMLPITYCRYSCGNNVHIKCMKIWADHQDDLGADSVVKCPLCREEFAPLKLILEEFRNSSQLVTATEKARLDRHLGIPCNNCRAFPIVGRCYKCTECIEYHLCHECFTGFCHSPHVFVFRQKRNKRWRSLEQLSELSAHGRKLKSFNPGNNSKEAALHLQEKTSCTPKGIVKSLPSVLVRKHSHLLAPGIQCRHCLKPFHLGQHVRLLPCNHKFHRECIDNWLLQQRNTCPIDEYVVYNPLIWKDMAAKHGICPTGSHRNVSKLAEQVEPEIFISGKGLLLKQTLSGHASESSQSGFKKPYNKDVADSLSSFETSFCKKSNTIRSRKNDIRNAGRSQYQFECSNMDEVVPFKKDMDCDNCTILRYPRELNFEIKLGAASHPSKRASKDVGNASHQSRLLTRRPPKHHNLNIKTAKTDLLLEAIPLHTSS, from the exons atgccccggcggcggcgaggcggcagcgccgcgctgAGGCGGCAGCAGGACCGGGCGCTGAGCAGCACCATGCGCGTCGTGCGGGAGCTGGGCCCCACCGCCTTCCTGCTGCAGGAGGACGGCCAGGACGGCGCGCCGCTgcgg GTGTGCCTGGGAGAGCCTCACTCGTGCACCTGCTCCACCTTCCTGAGGGAGAAGGCCCTCTGTAAGCACATCTGCTG GATATTGCTGAAAAAGTACCGATTACCAAGAGATCATGAAT ATGCCCTTAAGTTGGGTCTTCTGGAAAGAGAAATTGAGGATATGCTTCAGCGACTACAACACCAACAGACATTAAATCCTGGGCAAACTCTCTTCTCACAAACATTAAAGGAGGAGAATGATAGATGcattcatcaaaaaaaaattgGTGTAGAGGACGTCTGTCCCATTTGTCAGGAGGAGTTACTAAAGAAGATGCTTCCCATCACTTACTGCAG ATATAGCTGTGGTAACAATGTGCACATAAAATGTATGAAAATTTGGGCTGACCACCAAGATGACCTGGGGGCTGACTCTGTAGTAAAGTGTCCACTCTGCAGGGAAGAATTTGCACCTCTGAAGCTCATTCTAGAAGAATTTAGAAACTCTAGTCAACTTGTGACTGCAACAGAGAAAGCAAGACTGGATAGGCACCTCGGAATACCTTGTAATAATTGCAGAGCATTTCCAATTGTGGGAAGGTGCTACAA gtGCACTGAGTGTATTGAGTATCACCTATGTCACGAATGTTTCACTGGCTTTTGCCATTCTCCACATGTTTTTGTCTTCAGACAG aagagaaataagagatGGAGATCTCTTGAACAGCTTTCAGAACTCTCAGCCCATGGAAGAAAACTTAAAAGCTTTAACCCAGGAAATAATTCTAAAGAAGCAGCATTACATCTTCAGGAGAA gacaAGTTGTACTCCAAAGGGCATTGTAAAATCTTTACCCAGCGTATTAGTTAGAAAACATAGTCATTTACTTGCTCCAGGTATTCAGTGTAGACACTGCTTGAAGCCCTTTCACCTTGGTCAACATGTCAGACTCCTACCATGTAATCATAag tttcatAGGGAATGTATTGACAATTGGCTACTGCAGCAAAGAAACACATGTCCTATTGATGAATATGTTGTATACAATCCTTTGATTTGGAAGGATATGGCAGCCAAACATGGAATCTGCCCAACAGGTTCTCACAGAAACGTTAGCAAACTTGCAGAGCAAGTGGAACCAGAAATTTTTATATCTGGAAAAGGATTGCTTCTCAAGCAAACATTATCTGGACATGCATCAGAAAGTTCTCAAAGTGGCTTCAAGAAGCCTTATAACAAAGATGTGGCAGACTCTCTAAGCTCTTTTGAGACATCATTTTGCAAGAAGTCCAATACCATCAGATCTAGAAAGAATGACATTCGTAATGCTGGGAGAAGCCAATATCAGTTTGAGTGTAGCAACATGGACGAAGtagttccttttaaaaaagatatGGACTGTGATAATTGCACTATTCTAAGATATCCCAGGGAGTTGAATTTTGAAATCAAGCTGGGTGCAGCAAGCCATCCCTCAAAAAGGGCCAGTAAGGATGTGGGAAACGCCAGCCATCAAAGCAGACTTTTAACAAGACGACCACCTAAACATCATAATCTGAAcattaaaacagcaaaaacagatTTATTACTGGAGGCAATTCCACTGCATACCAGCTCATGA